The following proteins are encoded in a genomic region of Cryptococcus gattii WM276 chromosome I, complete sequence:
- a CDS encoding coenzyme A transporter, putative (Similar to TIGR gene model, INSD accession AAW45206.1), translating into MFTQDQPGPSSSTISEKGKQRASTMTERSSSHGPLVHTPLEESVWPPARESERWTASASDLWRQSRERAKTDRDSWDYVLSSGIAGGIAGCVAKTSIAPLDRVKILFQTSNAEFTKYAGTPMGLLHAISVIYKTSGVRGLFQGHSVTLLRIFPYAAIKYMMYDWLERLLIGNPNQRNPQRFFLAGSASGVCSVMCTYPLELIRVRLAYQTKKSERTSLVQAIKTIYQEAKAPVNMKQSQSVSPFVRNLPMYPFYRGFSMTIMGMIPYAGVSFLTYGTLKRHAAEYIPYFGRHLTARDLACGAVAGAVSQTTSYPFEVVRRRMQVGGTLGNGGIGCREAVKRVYDARGWRGFFVGLSIGYLKVVPMTSISFATWQLMKRLMEIS; encoded by the exons ATGTTCACTCAAGATCAGCCGGGACCGAGCTCCTCAACAATATCCGAAAAGGGCAAACAGAGAGCGTCTACTATGACCGAACGGAGTTCTTCACATGGTCCTTTAGTCCACACACCTCTCGAAGAATCTGTTTGGCCGCCTGCAAGAGAAAGCGAACGGTGGACAGCGTCAGCGTCAGACTTGTGGAGGCAAAGTAGGGAAAGAGCAAAGACAGACAGGGACAGTTGGGACTATG TCTTAAGCAGTGGTATAGCCGGAGGTATAGCGGGTTGCGTG GCCAAAACATCCATTGCTCCGTTAGACAGAGTAAAAATTCTCTTCCAGACATCAAACGCCGAGTTCACCAAGTATGCTG GCACACCAATGGGCTTATTGCATGCTATCTCAGTGATATACAAAACTTCTGGAGTCAGAGGATTGTTCCAAGGACATTCAGTAACCCTTTTAAGGATATTTCCCTATGCCGCGATCAAATATATGATGTATGATTGGCTGGAGCGT TTACTGATAGGAAATCCCAATCAACGCAATCCTCAGCGCTTCTTCCTAGCCGGATCAGCTTCTGGCGTCTGCTCTGTCATGTGCACTTACCCACTCGAGCTTATTCGTGTCCGTTTGGCCTACCAGACAAAGAAGTCCGAACGAACTTCCCTTGTTCAAGCGATTAAAACCATTTATCAAGAGGCAAAAGCCCCCGTAAATATGAAACAATCACAATCTGTCTCCCCGTTCGTACGCAACCTGCCGATGTACCCCTTTTACAGAGGCTTCTCAATGACTATCATGGGCATGATCCCTTATGCGGGCGTTTCTTTCCTTACATACGGTACGTTGAAGCGACACGCTGCGGAGTATATCCCGTACTTTGGTAGGCACCTAACTGCACGTGATCTGGCTTGTGGCGCGGTCGCTGGAGCGGTCAGTCAGACAACGAGTTATCCATTCGAAGTAGtcaggaggaggatgcAAGTGGGTGGAACGTTAGGTAATGGAGGTATAGGATGTAGGGAGGCGGTAAAGAGAGTTTATGATGCAAGGGGGTGGAGGGGATTCTTCGTTGGACTGAGTATTGGCTATCTCAAAGTCGTTCCTATGACGAG TATCTCTTTCGCCACTTGGCAGTTGATGAAGAGACTGATGGAAATCTCCTAG
- a CDS encoding uncharacterized protein (Similar to TIGR gene model, INSD accession AAW45205.1) — MENSWVTLAALCILVQLSVQRKVLRTVWLLLNVIDTFRALRLVRANGRRIGVNTRRKSMRDALVCWIVYLIGTTLSPLISTLLGWIPLYSPIKSVLGCFFLILRLPCSMTIFKSLAPLVKPYETPVDITFHLFESLSILIFHFGVQLPIVHATTWIKSVVKVDFKRPVEILQRWKRKLLISLRMVSLPKALRMRSNPKDTPSQIITLPTPPRSVPSSPAARQTSAVRPTIRPRQPRQSKRKPLQPIIISPSPSPPPSPPPAPMLVIAPSTPVRRMTVEEPAPVRKNGFLDVEREVEVRRSPRKNKGKRKDDAAANEMEAQRELEKATEIEDGSQRLKSKKRVREDDEQPQPHLAKSIAASRTMDGPGVNKRPVKGAEVQPSKLRVKESVSGLKGGAIMSNISSLRAGKDIQYGGIIAREPKHPDMPPFRLAASLPEQNASLKATMPGFTDKAASLQQSTSIPIAPTRRRKPQTLTITSATRRVQKSAPDGVDEPEKPLISAAGRARAAKAKAKALMQEEHRKRAGEKRKAAGEGQNELAEKRTRVM, encoded by the exons ATGGAGAATAGCTGGGTAACACTAGCAGCTCTGTGCATCCTGGTTCAACTATCTGTCCAACGGAAGGTGCTACGAACAGTATG GCTGCTCCTCAATGTCATTGACACTTTTCGTGCCCTTCGGCTTGTCCGAGCCAATGGTCGGAGGATCGGTGTGAATACGCGTAGAAAGTCAATGAGGGATGCTCTAGTCTGCTGGATTGTCTAT TTAATCGGTACAACACTCAGCCCGTTAATTTCAACCTTGCTAGGATGGATACCGCTCTATTCACCTATCAAGTCCGTTTTAGGTTGTTTCTTCTTGATTCTGCGACTGCCT TGTTCGATGACGATCTTTAAGTCCCTTGCACCCCTCGTGAAGCCTTATGAGACCCCTGTTGACATCACATTCCATCTTTTCGAATCGTTATCTATCCTTATCTTCCACTTCGGTGTACAACTTCCAATCGTACACGCTACTACCTGGATCAAATCTGTCGTCAAAGTTGATTTCAAACGGCCAGTCGAGATTCTTCAACGGTGGAAGCGGAAGCTTTTAATAAGCCTTCGCATGGTTTCACTGCCAAAAGCTCTGCGAATGAGGTCGAATCCCAAGGATACCCCCTCTCAGATCATCACCCTTCCAACCCCACCTCGTTCTGTGCCGTCTTCTCCTGCAGCAAGACAAACCTCTGCAGTCCGCCCAACTATTCGTCCGCGTCAACCCCGACAATCCAAACGAAAGCCTCTCCAACCTATTATCATTTCTCCAAGTCCTTCACCgcctccatctcctcctccagctcCAATGCTTGTCATTGCGCCCAGTACACCGGTGCGCAGAATGACAGTGGAAGAGCCTGCTCCAGTCAGGAAGAATGGATTTCTTGATGTGGAAAGAGAAGTTGAAGTTAGGAGGTCACCAAGGAAAAATAAGGGCAAGCGAAAAGATGATGCAGCGGCGAACGAAATGGAGGCTCAAAGAGAACTTGAGAAGGCAACGGAGATCGAGGACGGCAGCCAGAGGCtcaagagcaagaagagaGTACGGGAAGACGATGAGCAACCTCAACCGCATTTGGCAAAGTCAATTGCAGCATCACGTACGATGGATGGCCCAGGAGTAAACAAGCGACCCGTCAAGGGGGCAGAGGTCCAGCCATCCAAATTAAGAGTAAAAGAATCTGTATCCGGTTTGAAGGGAGGTGCAATCATGTCAAATATCAGCAGCTTGCGTGCCGGGAAAGACATACAATACGGCGGAATAATAGCTCGCGAGCCCAAACATCCAGATATGCCGCCCTTTCGCTTGGCTGCTAGCCTTCCAGAACAAAACGCATCTTTGAAAGCCACAATGCCCGGATTCACCGACAAAGCAGCTTCTCTTCAACAATCTACATCCATACCCATTGCCCCGACGCGCAGGCGCAAACCCCAAACTTTGACAATCACCAGTGCCACTCGTCGCGTGCAGAAATCTGCTCCGGATGGAGTGGATGAGCCCGAAAAACCGCTTATCAGCGCTGCTGGACGAGCCAGAGCGGCGAAGGCGAAAGCCAAGGCATTGATGCAGGAAGAACATAGGAAACGGGCTGGAGAGAAGCGCAAGGCTGCAGGAGAGGGTCAAAATGAACTAGCAGAGAAAAGGACTAGGGTGATGTAG
- a CDS encoding uncharacterized protein (Similar to TIGR gene model, INSD accession AAW45204.1), with protein sequence MAVDYDQFKGKPFQVISKLGVRYTGIFDHISQEDQTICLAQVYNHGTEDRPTARKLPGSTKSLGWVRFRTESIESLSLVENYVHPGAEPEPQEDPILASVSQAPPPDAVAAGPSSPQTTSQPYQRHDLPAKPSQSAISAATAMSRVERSLSELSVDDRPRRPSRQPHARPPAVPDTEFDFQKANEKFAKEKEALKSTDGQGAVVTDLDEPVNQPHPSAIAQSPSEGELKNAVYNKSSFFDSLSHSSSKISRNEERHRNLDTFGETGGSGMGSRGGYGGRGRGRGGYNTGGGHYNGNGYGAGRGRGGYRRGGPQTQSQPGESW encoded by the exons ATGGCTGTTGACTACGACCAGTTCAAAGG AAAGCCCTTCCAGGTCATCTCCAAGTTAGGCGTACGATACACTGGGATCTTTGATCATATCAGCCAGGAAGACCAGACCATCTGTCTTGCTCAGG TCTATAATCATGGTACCGAGGATAGACCGACTGCGCGAAAGTTACCAGGGTCTACAAAGTCTCTGGGATGGGTGCGATTTAGGACTGAGTCCATAGAATCATTGTCACTGGTCGAAAATTATGTTCATCCTGGCGCTGAGCCTGAGCCACAAGAAGACCCCATTCTTGCTTCAGTC AGCCAAGCCCCCCCTCCGGACGCTGTGGCTGCTGgtccttcttcccctcaAACAACTTCTCAGCCGTATCAACGTCATGATCTTCCCGCCAAACCCTCTCAATCTGCTATCTCTGCTGCCACCGCCATGTCTCGCGTTGAGCGCTCCCTTTCTGAGCTCAGCGTGGACGACAGACCGCGTCGACCTTCTCGTCAACCCCACGCGCGACCGCCGGCGGTGCCAGACACGGAATTTGATTTCCAAAAGGCGAATGAAAAGTTTgcaaaggagaaggaggctTTGAAGTCTACGGATGGACAAGGCGCTGTTGTTACCGACCTTGATGAGCCTGTGAACCAACCTCATCCCAGTGCTATTGCCCAGTCTCCGTCAGAGGGAGAGCTCAAGAATGCTGTGTACAATAAGTCTAGTTTCTTTGACAGTTTGAgccattcttcttccaagATAAGCCGAAATGAGGAAAGACATCGCAATTTGGACACATTTGGCGAGACTGGTGGAAGTGGTATGGGCAGTCGAGGCGGCTATGGTGGACGAGGccgaggaagaggagggtACAACACTGGAGGCGGGCATTATAATGGAAATGGATACGGAGCAGGGCGTGGTCGAGGAGGTTACCGAAGAGGAGGACCTCAAACCCAAAGCCAGCCTGGCGAGTCATGGTGA
- a CDS encoding uncharacterized protein (Similar to SGTC gene model, INSD accession EAL18748.1), which yields MLRPHSPSEYPSLLLYILDETHITFTFTTALVIIYTRNAHAVWLAIGALGSSLTAKALKKLIRGPRPPPPPDSSASPVRPKKTYGMPSTHSTALTFYAAYMLPSLSSLPLPYLSGLGIVGYWAAGLWSRKELGYHTWEQIGAGALTGGVLTLIWRGIWNNWDVEGMLQPLIDHVWKAVVGQK from the exons ATGTTACGCCCTCACAGCCCCTCAGAGTatccatctcttctcctctaCATCCTTGATGAG ACACATATAACATTCACATTCACCACGGCGCTCGTCATCATATACACCCGCAACGCCCATGCCGTCTGGTTGGCAATCGGAGCTCTGGGCTCATCTCTTACCG CCAAAGCGCTTAAAAAACTAATTCGAGGCCCTCGTCCTCCCCCGCCACCTGACTCATCCGCTTCCCCAGTCCGTCCCAAAAAGACGTATGGTATGCCATCCACCCATTCCACCGCTTTAACCTTTTATGCGGCTTACATGCTCCCTTCGCTCTCTTCACTACCTTTACCTTATCTCTCTGGTTTGGGGATCGTTGGTTACTGGGCCGCGGGACTTTGGAGTCGGAAAGAGTTGGGTTATCATACGTGGGAGCAAATTGGTGCTGGGGCGTTGACAGGAGGTGTCCTAACGTTGATTTGGAGGGGAATATGGAATAACTGGGATGTAGAGGGGATGTTGCAACCGTTGATAGACCATGTTTGGAAGGCGGTTGTCGGGCAAAAGTAG
- a CDS encoding uncharacterized protein (Similar to SGTC gene model, INSD accession EAL18749.1), with the protein MPSPACQIAKEELLACLLRTDCVLKSGKTPQECLQKPQELPLQCQHLIIRFSDCKKGMLDMRRRFRGNHLSEEAKERARGTGTVDIRPTDDVAPDRPNE; encoded by the exons ATGCCCTCGCCTGCATGCCAAATCGCAAAAGAAGAACTTTTAGCTTGTTTATTACGGACAGACTG TGTCCTCAAATCCGGAAAGACACCTCAGGAATGTTTGCAAAAACCTCAAGAACTGCCATTACAATGCCAGCATCTTATAATCCGTTTCTCAGACTGTAAGAAAGGAATG CTTGACATGCGGCGTCGATTTAGAGGTAACCACCTTTCAGAAGAAGCGAAAGAACGAGCGAGGGGAACTGGAACAGTAGACATAAGACCGACGGACGATGTTGCGCCCGATAGGCCGAATGAGTAA
- a CDS encoding uncharacterized protein (Similar to SGTC gene model, INSD accession EAL18750.1): MRFRTGISNVGLLHKIIRSLAALARSCVIKLSEEQIYFIVPGSESATGVQVWSQVKVSTLFEDYRIESNSNNEIWVEVNLDSLVKVLRSADNSVGGISGNMRSSAALSQAEVTLKLNKKQNQPIWAFDIKGYTASRKSMVITHEINVKILSSRRQQDLKEPLCPRPDIHVVLPNLQELRNIVSRLAPVADDVEVSANHEGTMELAVRSSKVNLTTTWKELPIPVTNLEEEGEEAEEPPPPGQMMSTTVTIKALLKFLTSYVISSEAIMCICEGYCVIAYVYIGPIDNAEGVLTFYVPGKATDDN; encoded by the exons GTTATCGGAGGAGCAAATCTACTTCATTGTACCGGGAAGCGAGAGCGCGACTGGTGTTCAGGTCTGGTC GCAAGTCAAAGTT TCTACACTCTTCGAAGATTATAGAATTGAGTCCAACTCCAATAACGAAATATGGGTCGAGGTCAATCTCGACTCCTTGGTCAAAGTTCTCCGTAGCGCCGATAATTCTG TGGGAGGTATCAGTGGAAATATGAGAAGTTCAGCTGCGTTATCGCAAGCAGAGGTCACTTTGAAACTGAACAAGAAGCAGAACCAACCCATATGGGCATTTGACATCAAGGGATACACT GCATCGAGAAAATCAATGGTCATTACCCACGAAATCAATGTCAAAATTCTCTCATCTAGACGGCAACAGGACCTCAAAGAACCTCTTTGTCCTCGCCCAGAT ATACACGTCGTTCTACCGAACTTGCAAGAATTAAGAAACATTGTTTCACGGCTCGCACCAGTCGCAGATGATGTGGAGGTATCAGCGAATCAC GAAGGTACAATGGAATTGGCAGTAAGATCATCAAAAGTCAATCTCACAACGACTTGGAAGGAGCTTCCAATACCTGTCACGAACC tcgaagaagagggcGAAGAGGCAGAAGAGCCACCTCCACCGGGACAAATGATGTCAACCACTGTGACTATCAAAGCGCTTCTCAAATTCCTCACAAGCTACGTTATAAGCAGCGAAGCTATCATGTGCATATGCGAAGGATATTGTGTCATTGCCTATGTATATATCG GACCGATTGATAATGCTGAAGGAGTATTAACGTTTTATGTGCCGGGGAAAGCTACAGATGATAACTAA